The Populus nigra chromosome 4, ddPopNigr1.1, whole genome shotgun sequence genome contains the following window.
ttatatattaaaattatagaaaaaaactagtaaaaaaatatcaacgtaatatttttattttaaatgggaCCTCACAATACACTCAGGCCGCTGAAAAAGTAAGACCACAATATTCTTTATCTTATCCCCATCACATTTTTCATGAGTTTGGGGATATGGTTGggtgttaagtttttttattattattattattattattaatttgaatatttttactaatttatACATTGACTAAtcttataaatattgaaattaataattatataaatttttaataattataaaaggaTTTGAACTGCGAGTattgaagagtttttttttttttttttatgactccATCCCATGACATGGTTTCATGCATGCATAAAAATTTGTACGTGGCCATTAAAAAGTTTGGTTAGATTTGACAGTAAGGTTAGGCTCACCAGCATCTTTCCCCACCCcaataaatacataataataatgACCCTACCAAGCTACAGGAACCGTTGACCAGAAAGAATTTCTGAGCAGCGAGGTCCATCGACACTGGAAGTCTTTGATGTAATGGTGGTATCCTGGTTTAATGAagcagttttttatttgaatagaaTGTGGAATCAGGCTAGCACGTGCTGGATATGCTGTGTTTGGGATTGACTACGAGGGGCATGGACGGTCCGCTGGTTCCCGTTGTTACATCAAgaagtttgaaaatatagtgAACGACTGCCAAGATTTTTTCAAGTCAGTTTGTGGTGAGCTAGCTAGCAATTGATCCTGAATGTGATGGTGGCGCTGCAGGCTGCTATGCTAACTTGTTTCTGTTGACTTTCAGCTGAGAAAGATTACAGGTACAAGGGCAGGTTCCTGTATGGAGAGTCCATGGGAGGGGCAGTTGCCCTGTTACTCCACCAGAAGGAACCTCTGTTCTACCATGGTGCCGTTCTTGTTGCCCCTATGTGCAAGGTGAATAGTGTATATATTAGCTACTGTTTTATTTTGGGTAGATAATTGATCATTAATTCTAAGGCATGCTTACTTTGCTAGATATCGGAGAAATTGAAGCCACATCCGGTAGTTGTTAATATATTGACTGGTTTGGTAGACCTTATACCGAAGTGGAAGATTGTCCCTACGAAAGATGTCATTGACTCTGCCTTCAAGGACCCTCTTAAGAGAGAAGAGGTAATCTATTGCCTGTGTTTTTCTATTCGTTGTTTAAGGATAGATGTTATGATAAGGAAATTGCTACATTTATACATGTAAAATCTTTATATATCCTGCCATGGTGATGGTTTAGATAAGGAACAACAAGCTGATATACCAGGACAAGCCCAGGCTTAAAACAGCCCTGGAAATGCTCAGAACTAGCATGAGGGTCGAGGAAAGTTTAAAGCAGGTTTGCTACCAACTGTGCTCTTCGGCTCCCTTTATTTACTCCGAAGTTTCGATTCAAGCACGATACATTTACGGCGATTGGGTTAACTGGATCGTTGAATTGGCAGGTGACACTACCATTCGTAGTGTTGCATGGCGACGCAGATACAGTGACAGACCCTGAAGTAAGCAAGGCCTTGTACGACCTAGCAAGCAGCGAAGACAAGACCATGAAAATGTACCCCGGAATGTGGCATGCTTTGACAGTGGGAGAGACTGAAGAAAACGTAGGAGTCGTTTTTGCCGATATCATAGCTTGGCTTGACGAGCACACTGCCGAGGGAACTCTTCTTGTCGAACCATTGCATGAGACTTTCCATGTTGGCATAGAGAAACTTCCATCTCCTCCACCTACGACTCAGAAACAATCACATCGTTTCTATCTTTGTGGATTTAAGGAACCACGCACGCTTCATTCAGCTATGTAGCTCCTCTCATGACTGTTGTTCAAGAGCTAGATGTTCTCATATCACCTTACATGTGAAAATTATGTTCATAggtgaaagaagaaaaagaaatcaagtaaTTGTTTTCGCTCAAGTTACATTCCACATTTCCCTGCTGCTGTTTCATGGATGATCAACTTATGTCTCACCAAGCTGCGGTCTCAAAATCAATAGTGATTAGCTATAAATTCATGGGAGTCATGTTGAGTGGAAACTAATGAGACAAcgaagaagaataaaatatcatcacatTATAAAACTTCCCTTAAGAATATAAATAGCTTAAAACTTGTTAcggaataatataaattatatcttgaaaatttatctaataatttaagttattaggttaAGATAGTTTTTTGACTTAGTATCAAAGCCTTGATGATTATGtggtcatgagtttgaatctcaccatccttatttatttgataaaaattaagcataaggcGATATGGGTATGTGTAagttttcaagcccaaagggctttcacttgaggaagtgtgttaaagaataatataaatcatattttgagacttcacctaacagtttaaactattgAGATAGAGAAATAGAGAGAAAACtctaatattttctaaaaagtttgtaattcaataattttatgcaaaaaataGCCACatttaaatacaagaaaagtgtCCTAATTAGTAAGTACAATCCTAATTGAATTGAAAGTCTtcatttaaatagaaaaaagaataataaaaaacaagagataaataaagaaaatctcgAGCATAAACTTTTTGACTGAACATGGACATGTTTCCAAACTCGGATGAAGATGTCTTATTATTTGCATATGGAACATGACCTTTAGAACGTTTTAGaaaaatttcaatataatttaacgGTTACGTCAgaagttatggttttttttccaccAAACTACGTGTTAGACTTGTATGTAACtcctcaaaacctaaaaaatcttACCAATTAAGGAagcaatacaataaaaataataattccataaataatgaagaaaatgcCCCATGTTAGTCCCCTTACTTACAAAAACAACTCGACCTCGAGTTAACTATTAGATATTGAACTCAACCACTCCAAAAAAATAGTTACTTTAAATATAGCACTGTATTTAGCCTATTCACAAACTGATTTCTTTTACTATCACTTCAACCAAATCAGCTTCTTCAACCTTATATGTAAAGGAACTCTAAGATAATCTTCCACAATTTCTCCAAAAGACTTGTTAAAAGTCATTGTGTCCCTCATATCCTCGTTTGCAAGATCTTCATCTATGattgaaatatcattatttgtttttgttttctccaACTTAATGTCAAAAAACTACAATCGTTTTTCAACTCCCTCTTCAACCATGTTATTTTCTGCATAATGGACTagctttgaaattttaaaattagatacTTTCGTGTCTAATTCTTCTTTTTGTACTCTCTTAAATCCATCACCTTGCAAATTAACTTTGACAATACTCTTTGATAAGAAAGAATTGTATGGATTCGTCAACATTTATATGTCTTACATATACTCTTCAATGTTTTGAATCATGGTTTTAGTCTCATCATCCATTTCCATGAAGAGCAATATAATCAATGACGTCTGATTGTGTTATTCTAACTTTTCTTCAATGATTGTTTGATTAAAAGGAttcttcctttaaaaaaaaatgctacaaGACTTTGAGAATCAATATAAGATACAAATTTAGGGGTTTTATTGATTTCTCCTTCACCATTAAAATATGAAACATCAACAAGGTAGTGTTTGTAgaagtgttgttgttgttatcactGTTGTGAAGTTGAAACTGTCTAGTTTGAAGAGATGACACTTCCTTGATGTTTTGTCTCCTTCCTATTTAAGAATGTTGAACAAAAGGTAAATAATAACAATCTTTTTTATCTATCtatctaatataaaatatctttataatcATCTTGTACAAGCtcttaaattaataattgtCTCAAATATTGTCATGATTGAATTAAAGCTTAGTagtatgatttttatattttaaaacttcaaacatcattttttagCACCATTACGAAATTTTCTGTAAAACAACTACTTTTGATAACAAGTAatcttgttaaaataaaagtaagctTTCAACTTTAACAACCAATTAATAAATCTCTTCTTTAAAAATCTTCCTTAAAAGAAAGGAATCTCATCAAATTTAGAGATGCATCTATGAATAAAATGATCATGAATGAAGTCTCTAGTACTTCGTCTATCATAAACACCATTGTCCATATAAATACAATGTCTATATGAGTTTATAGGAATAGATCCAGAGTTTAGTTCACCCCAATATATGTCTCCAAGCAATCCCTTTCATCGTCATTATTCATGTTTGTGTCTGTTATTAGTCAAACTAAATGTTCCAAGCTATTTGACATTTGTGTCATTGTTTGCTCTAACAATCTAGCTTCTGTGATTGAGTTCCTTAAGCTATCTCCTGAGCTATTACAGTGTCCTAGATGACCTTCACTCTTACATTACTCTTAAATTTGGGTTCTTCATCATATTGGAAGATGAATTTAAGGAGAAAGAGGGATACCCAACCAAAACTTTTTGTCTCTACTAAAGCTTAACCACTTGAAGCTAAGTTGAAGCCTCTATGGGTTTCAAAGGTAAATCTAACACTCAACCTAAATGTACTCAGGATGTTAAACGTTTTAAGTGTCAGGGGCTTGTACATTACGCTTTAGAGTGTTCAAACAAGAGGATAATAGTGATGAAAGACAATGGTGAAATGGAATTCAAGAATGACAAATCCAATTATGAAAACATAGTACCATTAGAGGATTTTATTGAGAATGAATTGACATTACTTGTTGAAGAgtccttggttataaggcgtACACTTCAAGTTTAGATCAAGAAAGATAAAAGtgattaacaaaagaaaaacattttccatATGCGATGCTTTGTACAAAACAAGGTGTGTAgtttaattatagataacaTAAGTTGTACTATATGACTAGTACTATTTTTGTTAGTAAACTAAATTTGTGTATTGTTAAGTATACTAGACTTTATAAATTGCAATGATTGAATAATAATGGTGAAGTGAAAGTGACTAAACAGGTTATGATTCCATTTTCGATTGGGAAATATATTGACAAAGTTT
Protein-coding sequences here:
- the LOC133690614 gene encoding caffeoylshikimate esterase-like, with translation MEMEFEYQEGYIRSSRGVQLFTCRWLPSGSSSPRALVFLCHGYGMECSGSMRECGIRLARAGYAVFGIDYEGHGRSAGSRCYIKKFENIVNDCQDFFKSVCAEKDYRYKGRFLYGESMGGAVALLLHQKEPLFYHGAVLVAPMCKISEKLKPHPVVVNILTGLVDLIPKWKIVPTKDVIDSAFKDPLKREEIRNNKLIYQDKPRLKTALEMLRTSMRVEESLKQVTLPFVVLHGDADTVTDPEVSKALYDLASSEDKTMKMYPGMWHALTVGETEENVGVVFADIIAWLDEHTAEGTLLVEPLHETFHVGIEKLPSPPPTTQKQSHRFYLCGFKEPRTLHSAM